The Streptomyces hundungensis genome contains the following window.
GAGACCCGGTGCCCGCGGCCAGGGCGACATCGGCCTCGTCGACGAGCGGGCCGAGCGTGGTGTCCGTGATCAGTGCGATCCGGAGTCCGGCGCTGCGAGCGGTGCGCATCGCGGCCAGCGTCTCCTTGGCGTGCCGGGGCATGGCGAAGGCCAGCACCCAGGTGCCGCCCGCCGAACGGGACTGGAGCAACGCGTCATAGGCGACGCTTCCGCCGCGCGTCACCAGTCGCACATCGGGGTGGATGCGCCGGGCCGCGTACGCGAAGTACTCCGCGAGCGAGACGGAGATTCGCAGCCCGAGGACGGTCAGCGGCACCGAGGCGGCCAGTTCGCGGCCGATCTCCAGGACTTGGGTGGTGTTGGCGACCAGCCGGCGCACATGTTCCAGGTTCTCGATCTCGGCGTCCACCGCCGCCTGGAGCTCGTTGTGGCGGCTCGCCTCTCGGCCCTCGGGAGTGGCCGCGACCGCGCTCAGGGCGATCGGCTGGAGGACGTCACGCAGCGCCGGATAGCCGCTGTACCCGAGGGAGGTGGCGAACCGGGTCACCGACGGCTGGCTGACGCCCACCCGCTCGGCGAGCTCGGTGATCGAGAGGAAGACGGCGTCGGTGAGGTGATCGATGAGGTACTGGGCGATGCGCCGCTGCCCGGGGGAGAGGCGATGACCGTCGAACAGCGCCCGGACCCGGTCGGCCGGCAAACGCTCGTGGTCCGAGGGCTCCCCGCTCGGCGTGATCGCGGCCGACTGGGCGCGTACCTGCTGCCCCGAAGACACCGGACGGCCTCCTTCTCGTGCCATGTGTGCTCAAAACATAGCTCACCCTTGTGGCGGACCAACCCAAATTCCACCACT
Protein-coding sequences here:
- a CDS encoding MurR/RpiR family transcriptional regulator, whose product is MSSGQQVRAQSAAITPSGEPSDHERLPADRVRALFDGHRLSPGQRRIAQYLIDHLTDAVFLSITELAERVGVSQPSVTRFATSLGYSGYPALRDVLQPIALSAVAATPEGREASRHNELQAAVDAEIENLEHVRRLVANTTQVLEIGRELAASVPLTVLGLRISVSLAEYFAYAARRIHPDVRLVTRGGSVAYDALLQSRSAGGTWVLAFAMPRHAKETLAAMRTARSAGLRIALITDTTLGPLVDEADVALAAGTGSRLVFDSYAAPSVLAAALLQAMADADPERTQARLEEYEQAADKHGFFL